From one Lolium rigidum isolate FL_2022 chromosome 4, APGP_CSIRO_Lrig_0.1, whole genome shotgun sequence genomic stretch:
- the LOC124649066 gene encoding profilin-2 — MSWQTYVDEHLMCEIEGHHLASAAILGHDGTVWAQSTAFPQFKPEEITGIMKDFDEPGHLAPTGMFVAGAKYMVIQGEPGAVIRGKKGAGGITIKKTGQALVVGIYDEPMTPGQCNMVVERLGDYLVEQGM, encoded by the exons ATGTCGTGGCAGACGTACGTCGACGAGCACCTGATGTGCGAGATCGAGGGCCACCacctcgcctccgccgccatcCTCGGCCACGACGGCACTGTCTGGGCACAGAGCACTGCCTTCCCCCAG TTCAAGCCTGAGGAGATAACCGGCATCATGAAGGACTTCGACGAGCCGGGGCACCTCGCCCCCACCGGAATGTTCGTCGCAGGTGCCAAGTACATGGTCATCCAGGGTGAGCCCGGCGCGGTCATCCGTGGCAAGAAG GGAGCAGGAGGCATAACCATCAAGAAGACCGGGCAGGCGCTGGTCGTCGGCATCTACGACGAGCCCATGACCCCTGGGCAGTGCAACATGGTGGTGGAGAGGCTTGGCGACTACCTTGTTGAACAAGGCATGTAG